The following coding sequences are from one Rutidosis leptorrhynchoides isolate AG116_Rl617_1_P2 chromosome 11, CSIRO_AGI_Rlap_v1, whole genome shotgun sequence window:
- the LOC139875395 gene encoding uncharacterized mitochondrial protein AtMg00810-like, with protein MIENGFRRGVIDHNLFIKERGDDIMLVQVYVDDIIFGSTDQKMVDEFQDVMQKRFKMSSLGAINFFLGLQVDQTEKGNFLHQSKYVADILSRFKMEDERIAKNPSSVNHWIRPENTRPKVNPTLYRAIIGSLMYLTASRPYIMFATCLCTRYEAQPNVNHMLAAKKIMRYLKGTPSLGLWYPRTDGFDLTAFSDSDYGGCKRDLKSTSGGCQFLGSRLVNWQCKKQTAVAQSTYEAEYIAAEITTVRIQFAPARLHNFWAGYNHATARLQDGGIRCYYNDLFDNQHLVWWIWVLKTLTVRMNTTAQLQTCNRTVVLATEYYSFLSMANRASHRVSQSETESAITQRINLIAGRAILTGCHVRAQPGFSAYWRGISAGSFLH; from the exons ATGATAGAGAATGGTTTTAGAAGAGGGGTCATCGATCATAATTTATTTATTAAGGAAAGGGGTGACGATATTATGTTGGTACAGGTGTATGTGGACGATATCATCTTTGGGTCAACCGATCAGAAAATGGTTGATGAGTTTCAGGATGTAATGCAAAAACGATTCAAGATGAGTTCACTAGGGGCAATTAATTTCTTCTTAGGGTTGCAGGTTGACCAAACAGAAAAGGGCAATTTTCTACATCAATCAAAGTATGTAGCTGACATCTTGAGCCGGTTCAAGATGGAAGATGAACGAATTGCCAAGAATCCTTCGTCGGTGAATCACTGGATTAGACCAGAAAATACAAGGCCGAAAGTCAATCCAACCCTATACAGGGCTAttattggttctttaatgtatcttacGGCGTCTCGCCCATATATCATGTTCGCAACTTGTTTGTGCACTCGTTATGAGGCACAACCGAATGTGAATCATATGTTAGCAGCTAAGAAGATCATGCGTTATCTGAAGGGAACTCCAAGTTTGGGCTTATGGTATCCAAGAACGGATGGGTTTGATCTAACGGCATTTAGTGATTCTGATTATGGGGGTTGTAAGAGAGACTTAAAATCAACCTCGGGTGGTTGTCAGTTTCTAGGTAGCAGGTTGGTAAACTGGCAGTGTAAGAAACAAACGGCAGTCGCACAATCAACGTATGAGGCTGAATATATTGCAGCGGAAA TTACAACCGTACGGATACAATTTGCACCCGCACGGTTGCATAATTTTTGGGCAGGATACAAccatgcaaccgcacggttgcaagatGG AGGTATTAGATGCTATTACAATGATTTATTTGATAATCAACACTtggtttggtggatttgggttttgAAAACCCTAACTGTTCGGATGAATACAACCGCACAGTTGCAAacctgcaaccgcacggttgtgCTTGCAACCGAGTACTACTCT TTCCTTTCTATGGCGAACAGAGCATCGCACAGGGTGTCTCAGAGTGAAACTGAGAGTGCTATCACACAACGAATAAATTTGATTGCTGGTCGTGCTATCCTTACAGGGTGTCATGTGAGAGCTCAACCAGGTTTTTCTGCTTACTGGAGAGGGATAAGTGCTGGATCATTTCTTCATTGA